Genomic DNA from Alkalihalobacterium alkalinitrilicum:
AAGGCGACCAGCAAATAATATTACTTTTTGATTTTCAACACCATATTTTTCACGGTAATGTTGACGGATCGGTTGGATATAAGGAGACCAAATTGGTGGAAATTCATTTAGGTTAATACCTGAGTAGGCCACTGTTGTTTTCTGTTCAGCTTCAGGAAACCGTTTAATAATTTGTTGTTTGATAAAATGGCTTATCGTTAAAATATGGTCGCAAGTTTCAATGACTTTAATTCCTAATTCGGAAGAAATTTTTGCTTCGCGCATAACGTCATTGTGTAGACTTAATATAAACTTACTGTTAGGAGCAACCTCCTTATAACGAAGAATAGCTTTCGGACGATTGTAAACTTGAATAATATCAAACTGGGACTTAGCTAACTGTTTTGTGATCTCTCGTGAAAAATATTGATAAGGAACTCGAATATATTCAATGTTACCGATTTTCTCTTGTTTCGGTAAGGGAGGATCAGCTACAGAAAAGATTGTAATGTCATGCTTCTCGCTTAATATCGGTACGATTCCATCAATCAATACTTGGATAGCTCCACCTTTGATAGCAGGTGAAGGGAGGTTTTCGGTACATACGAAAGCAATTTTCATAATTACACCCCCTTATAAAGTATTTTTAAATCTTCTATTTCTTTTTGCAATCCTTCCTTAAGAGAGATGACTGGTTGATAATGTAGGAGCTTTTGAGCTTTTGAGATGTCGGCCCATGTATGTTTCGGCTCTCCACGAGTCTTTCCCGTATATTCGATGGTCGCTTTTCGCTGGAAAATTTCTTCAATAGTTGCAATGGTATCTAATACTGAAGCACGTTCTTTTCCACCAATGTTGATCGTCTCGCCGATAATAGGATGATCTGTATATAGTGCGGCTGCAGTACCTTTGACACAATCAGAAATATACGTGAAATCCCTCGATTGTTTTCCATCTCCAAAAACATGAATAGGATCACCAGCCATCATCTTTTTTATAAAACGATGAAAGGCCATATCTGGTCTTTGTCTAGGTCCGTATACGGTGAAGTACCTTAAAATCACAATCGGGACACCATCATTTTCATAATAAACATTACATAAATATTCTCCTGTTAACTTCGTAACACCGTACGGGGAAAGCGGTGCACAAGTCGCGTCTTCTGATACCATGCCAGTTTTATCGCCGTAAGCTGAGGAAGTTGAAGCATAAATGAACTTTTTAATCGGTAGTTTACGACTAGCCTCTAATAACCGCTGGGTACCATTGATATTATAATCAACATAAAGTTTAAAGTCCTCACCCCAACTCGTTCTGACACCTGGCATTCCAGCTAAATGGAAAATGACATCTATTCCTTCAAGGTGATCCTCCCAATTGATATGGAGTAAATCCTTCTTAACCAGTTGAAAACGTGGATGGTTTATGAGATTGAATAAGTTTCTCTGTTTGATCGAGTGATCCGTAAACCCTAAAAATCCATCTACACCAATCACTTCATTGGCTTCATCTAATAAAAGATACTCACATAAGTGGGAACCTATAAAGCCAGCAGCTCCTGTAACTAATATTTTCACAGTTGCCCAACCCCTAAATAATGGAAACCAACATATTTTACCGTCCTAGGGTCAATGATGTTACGACCGTCTAGAACGATATTTCCATTCATTTCTTCTTTTACTTTTAACCAGTCGATCCCCTTAAATTCCTTCCACTCAGTGGCAATGATGAGTACATCTGATTGTTTTACCGATTCATAGACGTTTGAATGACAGATAATATTGGGTTTATCCAATTTAACAATAGGATCATACGCGTGAATATTAGCCCCTTCTTCCAGCAATTTATCTATTAACCGTATGGAAGCTGAATAACGAATATCGTCCGTATCAGGTTTAAAAGAAAGTCCCCAAACCGTAATTTGTTTTCCATTTAGGTCTGGAATAGCGCTTTTTAGTTTTTTAAAATAGACGTCAATTTGCGTATCATTAACGTTTTGTACAGAAGTGATTAGCTCGGGGTGAATGTTTTTCTTTTTTGCAGAATACGTAAGTCCCTGTAAATCTTTAGGGAAACACGAGCCACCGTATCCTAAACCAGCTCGAAGGAAGAGTGGACCAATCCTAGGATCGGTTCCTAGCCCTAAGGAAACATCCGATACATTCACTCCATAAGCATCACAGATTCGTGCAATCTCATTTATGAACGAAATTTTAGTCGCTAAAAAAGCATTTGAAGCATATTTAATCATTTCCGCACCCGTTAGACTTGTGACAATATAAGGTGCATGTACCTGTTTATAAATTTTTTGCATGACTTGAAGTGGCTCAGGTCTTTTGATTCCAATAACAATCTTATCTGGTTCTAGCATATCTTTTACAGCCGTTCCTTCACGAAGAAATTCAGGATTTGAAACAATATCAAATAATGATGGATCAACATTTTTCTCTAGTAGCATGTTATGAATTTCTTCATTTGTTCCAGGTGGTACCGTACTTTTTACAATAATTGTTTTGTGTGAAGTAATTGACGCTGCAATATCATCAACCACTGACTTCACATAGGATAGGTTAGGACTTCCATCTTCTAATGAGGGGGTGCCAACTGTAATAAATATAATCGGATTTTCAGCAATCTTTTCTTTTACTTTAGTTGAAAAAGTTAGGAAATTATTTTGTATGCTCTTATCAATGATCTCTTTTAACCCTGGTTCAAAAATAGGGACAATTCCTTTTTTTAAAACCGCAATTCTTTTAGAGTCAATATCTACACAATCGACATAATGACCACAGTCGGATAACACTGCTGCAGTTGTAAGTCCTACATACCCAGCTCCAATCACACATATATTCATCCGAAATCTCCTTCCAAACAGCAAATACGACATCGAAATTTATGGCTTATATATCGTATTAATGGGCAGGGGAAATACGTGACAATATCCCATCGAAACAATGAAAAATAGGTGAAGTCCTAGATTACTCCATTGGAAAAATTCATTTCTTTCTGGGATTAGGTATACGGAAGGAGTAAGTATTCTTATAGTTTACTTATCAAAAAAGCTTTTTGAATGAGACAACTTCCTTAGAAATATTTATAAGAATAGAGTACTAACAAGAGTAGAGGGATAGGGATGAAGATGACAAAAGTAAAAAAAATCGACAATGCAGGTGATGGTAAAAGAGTTATTAATACAAGTAACAATCATAGAACGTGTCATATTGGTGAACAGGTTCTAGTCTTATTTCATAAATTTAGTAAAAGCGATAAAACAGCTTATTTATTAGAAGTTAGGAGAAGAGTAGATAAATGGTTTCGATTATTACATGTACTATGAGATCAGAATGTATGGACAATGTATTTGAAAATTATAACCAACAAACGTGGGAGCATAAAGAATTAATTATTGTTCTTAACACTGATGGTATGGACATAAAAAAATGGAAAGAGAAAGCAAATCAATTTCCGAATATTTCCGTTTTTTATCAACCAAATAATGTTACTTTGGGTGAATGTTTTAACTTTGCGGTTACAAAAGCTAAATACGAATATATTGCTAAATTTGATGATGATGATTATTATGCGCCAAAATATTTGTCAGAAATAATGGAGGCCTTTAATCAAACAAATGCGGATATTGTTGGTAAAAAATCAATTTATGCTTATCTCCTAGAAAAAAAAGCTCTTGTCATTCGAGAGAAGGGTCATGAAAAAAAATTTACGGAAAATGTTAGAGATTGTACATTAGTTGTGAAGAAAGAAGTCTTTAACAATATTACACTAGCACATAAAAACCAGCGTGCATTTTGGGAGTTTCAAATCGAATGTCGAAACAAAGGATATATCATCTATTCAACCAGCAAACAAAACTTTGTCTATATCAAGCGAAAGGAAAATTATCATACGATGAAATGGAGTATCAATGAGTTTATGAGACAATGTAAATTTGTTAAATATACAGATGATTTTAAATCTGGAATAGAGTCATAAGAGGTTCACTATTCATCAATTGAATGCTGAGATTAAAAGGATGGTTGAAGAATGAAGGTTGAAAATAATCATTCCGTAAATCATATAAGGGATTATCTGGAACAACTTGAAGATTACTTTAATCAAGATGAATCCCTAACAAAAGAAGAGGAAAATCCGGTTGAAATTACTTTTGCCATTTCTTTAAAAAGTAAACAAGTATCACGAAACTGGAACACAGTTCAAGAAAATTTATCAAAAACGTTAAGATCAATTTTAAACAATACTGATCAACACTTTCGAATTATAATAGCAGGGCATGAGAAGCCCCAAATTAATGAATTAAATCATGGCAGTGTTACATGGTTGCCAGTAAAGTTTCGCCGTCCAAGGAATTCTGGAGAATTTTCTATGGATAAACTAAATAAACGTAAGGTGATCGGTGCATTTTTGAGGAAAGTTGGCTTTTCAGGGTACTTTATGCCGCTTGATGCTGATGATTGGATCCACTATAGATTTGTAGAGTATTTAAGCAAACAGCCATTTTCAAATGCTTTTATATTACAGAAAGGGTTCATGTTAAATACAAAGCTTAAAGAGATTTGGGAGAGGGATAATTTTTACCGAGGGTGTGGTAGCGGTATTATCTATTACTTTCGCAATTCTGACTTTCCTTTAAGTACAAGGATAAGAGATATTCAGCGAGTTTCTTTCAAAGTAGCGTTAAGGCCTCACCTAAAAGTTATTCAAAATCTTAAAATCATTAAAAAAGACTATCATATGGTTACTACTCCACTTGCAATTTGGGTTCTTGGTCATGGAGACAATAATAGTATATTAAAAGGAAAGAAAGATAATTCAATATCAGCAAAGAACTATAATGCTCAAGGAGAAAAACTTGAAGAGTGGTTTTATGATTATTTTAAAATTAAGGAGAAATAAAGGTATCCAGTTTAAGTATATTTTTTTGAAGGATATTTCTATTTTTAGTGAAAATAAAACTACGAAAATGCTTTTATATTCAGATGTTAGTTTCGATAGAGCGATAATGAAGGGTGAAATAACTATGTTAAATAATGTATCGGTATTGATCCCATACAAGCCAGATAATGGGGTAAGAGATAACTTATTTAAATGGGTGCGATCATTTTATGAAAATGTTATGCCTGATGTAGAGCTGTGTATCGGTGAAGACCATAGTGAACTTTTTAATAGATCACGAGCAATTAATACAGCTGCTCAAAAAGCGAGTAAAGAGATCTTTGTAATTGCTGATGGTGATGTCATTTATAATCCAGAAATGATTGTTCAAGCTATAAAATTACTTGATAAACATGCTTGGGTGATACCTTATCGGAAATGGTTGAATCTCGATAAGGAAAGTACTGAAAAAATTCTTAAGATATCCCCCGAATGGCCTTTACCGATAGAAGTGAAATATAAACAACGAGGTCATAAGAGAAATAAAAAACCTAACCCAGAAAGCGGAGTGCTAGTTCTTCCTCGTAAAAACTTTAATATTGTAGAAGGGTTTGATGAAAGGTTTAAAGGGTGGGGAAAAGAAGACAGAGCTTTTTGTATAGCAATGAACACACTATGTGGTCCATATAAGCGCATTGAAAAAGGGTTTTTATACCATTTATGGCATCCAAGTACGGGAGCAGGAGGAAACCCCCATTTTGAAAAAAACAATGAGTTATATTTAGGATATGTAAAGTGTAGGGGGAATAAATCTAAGATGAAAAATTTTATTAGGAATAGAGAGATATAGTATTAGTCAAAGTAGGATTTCTATTTACTGGATCAAAAAGGAGAAACAGAACAACTGGCCAAGAGCGTTGATAAACTAATTGAAAATGCATCAAAATTCGGTCTTATATTTGAGGTGATGAAATGGTTTCTATAATAGTAAGTACAACTAGACAGCATCACATCAACATTGTTTTTGCAAATTACAAGAGGCAAGAATGGAAGGAAAAAGAACTAATTATTATATTAAATAAGGAAGATATGGATATTTATGAGTGGAAAAAAGAAGCGAAGAAACATCAAAATGTCACGGTGTTTCAATTATCAGAAAAATTAACCCTAGGAGAGTGCCTAAATTTCGGCATAGAAAAATCCAAATTTGAATACATTGCTAAGTTTGATGATGACGATTATTATGGACCTTGTTATCTTAAACAATCGATGACAGCCTTTGAAAACACAGGTGCCTCAATTGTTGGAAAACATACTGTCTTTATGTATTTTGAAAATAGTAAAACACTAGCGGTATGTAATCCAAAGAGGGAGAAACAATTTACTAGGTTTATTAAAGGTGGAACGATCATGTTCAAAAAAGAGATTTTTAAAAAGGTTAAATTTATTAAAGCCCCTGTCTCCACAGATCTTTATTTTCTTAGAGATTGTGCTAAAAAGGGGTATAAAATATTTTCTACCGATCGATATAATTATACATGTATTAGGAGGGGGGATAAAAATACCCATACTCAAAGAAGTAGTGATAAGAGCTATTTAAAACAAAGTATAATAGTTTGTAAAACTGATAATTTTGTTCCTTTAGTGACAAAAGATATTCTCTAGGGGGATGGAAAAATACAACTTGTTTCCCGTCCCCTCTCTTGGGACACAATTCCACCTCTTTCCCCTTTCAAATTTCAACTTTGGAATCCTGCAAAATGATATATCCTATTCAATGAGAAACAACCTCAAAGCTGTTCAGCAAATAACTATTTTCAATTACTTGATTTATTAAACTATGTCCAGTGTATCCTCCATTTCATATAAATATTAGAGGTATTCAAAGCAGTTCAATTTTGTTTATTGAAGGTGGCTTTGAAAGCTCAGAAATGAGTGTTTAAAGATGAGTTCTCTTTTATTTATGAAAGAAAGTGAGGAGGATAATGATGTTGAAAAATGTTTCGGTGTTAATTCCTTATAAACCAGATAACGGATTAAGGGATCAGTTACTCGCCTGGGTTATTACATTTTATAAAAATGTATTGCCTAAAATAGAAATTTGTATAGGAGAAAATCATGATGACCTTTTTAGTAGAGCACAAGCTATTAATAATGCTGCAAAGAAAGCAACGAAAGATATCTTTGTAATTGCAGACGGAGATATCGTATATAATCCGCAAGTCATTAAACGGTCTATTCAGTTACTTGAAAAGTATGCATGGGTAATCCCATATAAAAAGTGTTTAGACCTTACAGAAGACAGTACTAATAAGCTCTTAAAAAAACCACCACATTGGCCCTTACCTAAAGAAATAGAGTATACAGAGCGGTTTAAAGATGATACAAAATACCAGTCTGTAGGTGGCTTCACCATCCTTTCACGTAAAAATTTTAATAGTGTTGGAGGATTTGATGAAAGATTTAAAGGCTGGGGAGGAGAAGATGACGCATTTAAACATGCGATGGATACAATATGTGGGCCTCATAAACGAATTGAAGATGAGTTTATCTATCATTTATGGCATCCAAAAGTTGGGGGAAAGAAAAACCCTAATATTGAAAAAAACCGACACTTTATTAGACGGTATGCCAGTTGTAATGGAAATATAGAAAAAATGAAAACCTTAATTAATAAACGTAAAAGCATGGGTTAATTCAATAATATGCATTTGGAGGAGGAATGCCGATGCTAGGAGATGTTTCCATTTTAATACCTTTTAAGCCAGATAACAGAATTAGAAGTGAATTATTTAATTGGGTAATAAAATTTTATGAAACTTTGTTACCTGAAGTTGAAGTATGCGTAGGGGAAAATCATGAAGAGCTATTTAATAGATCAATGGCGATTAATAATGCTGCAAAGAAAGCAACAAGAAATGTATTTGTGATTGCAGATGGTGATATCATATATAACCCAAAAGTTATTGTTCAATCCTTACTGCTGCTTGATAAATATGCATGGGTAATCCCCTATAAAACCTTTATGGATTTTACGCAGGAAAGTACCAAAAAACTATTAAAAAAAATACCAATGTGGCCATTACCTGTTGGGGTGGAGTATGCTGAACGTTACAAAAACAATTATAAATGTGTGAGTGGTCTTATTATTGTTCCTCGGCAAAATTTCAATAGAGTCGGAGGATTTGATGAACGGTTTAAAGGATGGGGGGGAGAGGATGATGCATTTATGAATGCTATGAATACTTTATGTGGCCCCTATAAAAGACTAGAAGAAGAGTATATCTATCATTTATGGCATCCAAAAGTTGGATCGAAAACAAATTCAAATTATGCTAATAATTACAAATTATATAAAAGATACCTTGAAAGCAATGGAGATGCGGTAAAGATGGAAGAGTTAATAAGAGAACACAAAATGAAATAAGCTTCTTTTCAAATTAATGAAGGGAAGCTTATTTAAGCCTTTTTCTGTATTGTTAAGTTTTTCATAGTTGAATATTCAGGTAGTCAAGAATATATTGAATAAATTGATGAATTCTAATTTCCGTAGTATGCCTAGATCTGACCATTTTGTAACCATTTTCTGCAATGTGTAACCTCTCAGCATCATTTTTTATATAATATTGTGCCTTTGCAAAGTAATTTTTATCATTGATCTCCACAAAAGTTTTTCGATCTACAAAACCAAGATCCTTTAATTCTTGTGAATCAGTAGCGAGAAGTAATGTGTTACATCCAAGCACTTCAGTATATTTTTTAATAGGGAACTTATATATTGAATCATCTGTAAAAAAAATTTTTGCTCTGTTAATCTCCTTGGCATAATTTTCACCTATTAGCGCAGTTTTAATAGCATCTGCAGAGAAATATTTATAACCTGGGTGTATATGATGAACAAAACCGTTAACACCATTCATCTCATTGGCAATTTTTTGTCGCAAAGGATAATGCTTTTCTGTTGTAGCTCCCATTAGCAAATAGTCAATATCTTTATCTAATTTATAATCCTTAAATATCGGTGTATGAATAAAGTGTGGTAACCATCTGTACATATGTGAGAATTCAGGAAAGTGTTGTAAAAAGTAATCTCGATAATGGACAAATATTAAATGAGCTGAATAATCTTTAACCAGCTGTTTAAATTTTTCTTGGTTAGAATGTAAATCGTGATAAAGTATGCCCACTGGGATATTACAATCTCTTAAACCAGTAATCGGCTGATTGTTAAAGAGTCCGTCGAAATAAATAAAATTAGGTTTGAAATTTAATTCATCTAATAATTTTTTTATATGTCCTCCTTTCGTAATAAATCGGACATCAACGTTTGAATGTTTAGCAAGTTCAGATTTAAAATATTCTTTATCCTCATGCAAGTAGTTTTTTTTATCTACAGTTGAATATAATATTTTTAACTTGCCCACGTAACCCCCCCTTAATTCAGGTAAGATAAGCTGATATGGTTTCTTGGCTAAAATATTTTTTGTAATTGATTTTTTCAAAATGAGACTTTGATCCGGCTGATTTGAACTCTTTAATTCCATGTTTTTTCTCATACAATAGGTATGAGTCTTGTGTTTGAAATCTATATTTCTGATAATGTTTTTTTTGCACCTGTTTATGGTAAATAAACACCTCAGGGTGAAGAGCAACTTTCATCTTCCCTTTATGGGAAAAAAAGAAATCAATATGATGAAAAACCTTCAGTCGATCATCCCAAGGGTGTTTTATAAGTACATCCGTCCTAGCCAGGAAGAAGTTATGAATAATATCATAAAGCTTACAGCCAGCTTCTTCACCATAAGAATCTTTCGTATGGGTTAATACGCCATCTTTATAGTTTAATTTACCGTGATAGCTATGGACTCTATTTTTCCAAATCCAACGTCCACCTACTATATCTACATCGGAATTTTCAAGTACGTGTAATAATTTTTCAATTTTTGTTTCTTTAATAAAACAATAATCATCATCGAGGACTAAAACATAAGGGGTTTTAACTTGTTGTATTAAAAAATTCCTGCCTTTTGACATCCCAATATTGAAGGGTAAAACATGGAACTCAACGTCATTCCTAGGTTGGGGATTTTGACTATCATCAGCAACAATAATCTTTAATTTGGGATAATACTTTTTAATACTATTTATTAATAGATCTAAACACTCCGGCCGTTCAAAGGCTTTAATAATGGCAGTTACCTTTTGTTCTACGTTCATTTTTCGGCTCCTTCCTTATACTAGTTATTTTACTTTTAAAGTAATTAGAGGTTTAGAGGAAATATACAGGGAAGCCTTTAAGGGAATAATTGGCAATTCCACGTACTTTATGATAGTTATTATCACGACAATAGACCTTTTTACCCATCATTGCTGCTGCAATCATAACGTGTGCTCGGTCGGTATGGATAATTTCGTGCCTGCTAATCATTTTAAGCCATTCATGCAAATTCTTACATTTGATGGAAATGTCTATATTATCTTTTGGGATCCGTTTATTGATCGAATCATGATCTGTACGAAAGGCGTTTAAGTTGCCATTTCTTGTTTCACTGTAGGTGGAAAAATTATAAAAAAAGGCACAGTCATAGGCAAGATCTGCATCACATAAATTTTTGATTTGTTTGAATGATTCTACTTCTCTTGCAAATACTAAAGCTTTTGTTTTCATAAGCGCATCTTTTACTAATGTTAAGGAAGTATCGAATGATGATGGGAAAATAATGACATGCTCAAATCTTTCCTCAACAAAAGGTAGTAATTCTGGCCATAAATGATAAGCATGACACCAGTTACCCCCACCTGCAATAATTGCGGTTTCACCCGAAGTTTTCTTAATCCTTCTCCAATCGATCTCCTTATAATTTTTATTAGAAAGCAGATCTCGTGTAGCTTCCCATATAAGATGGTCTCCTATATTTCCTCCTGATTTCATTAAAGTAATATCAGTTGCATTGTCTATTAACCTTTTTAACTTTTTTTTACTGTATTCGATCTCCTTCTTCTGTATTAGATATTGTTCTAAGTTTCTCTCCACTGAAATAGGCCCCCTATATCAATCTATAATGTAAGGTATGTAAACGAAATGGGTTAAGTCACGGCTAAAACTTTAAGTTGTTAGTTATATCTGGAGAAGAATATATCCCATTAGGTTAAAAGCGTGGTTCTTCCTCATTCTTCCTATCGTTTTTCAATACCATTACTTTGGACTAACGGAACCGTTATGGTAGATAAAA
This window encodes:
- a CDS encoding glycosyltransferase family 4 protein, which produces MKIAFVCTENLPSPAIKGGAIQVLIDGIVPILSEKHDITIFSVADPPLPKQEKIGNIEYIRVPYQYFSREITKQLAKSQFDIIQVYNRPKAILRYKEVAPNSKFILSLHNDVMREAKISSELGIKVIETCDHILTISHFIKQQIIKRFPEAEQKTTVAYSGINLNEFPPIWSPYIQPIRQHYREKYGVENQKVILFAGRLCKSKGPHLLIQAMKPLLKKHPDAVLVIAGGRWYSDNSIDYYVNYLHQLAKPLKDKVLFTKFIPAQEIPKFFLMADIFVCSSQWEEPLARVHYEAMAAGLPIITTNRGGNTEVISHLKNGYVIDEYNHPNEFVDAIDYYLSNPNVALQYAKNGRLLVEENFQYKHTFKHIETVYDSIRSSINEK
- a CDS encoding NAD-dependent epimerase/dehydratase family protein; amino-acid sequence: MKILVTGAAGFIGSHLCEYLLLDEANEVIGVDGFLGFTDHSIKQRNLFNLINHPRFQLVKKDLLHINWEDHLEGIDVIFHLAGMPGVRTSWGEDFKLYVDYNINGTQRLLEASRKLPIKKFIYASTSSAYGDKTGMVSEDATCAPLSPYGVTKLTGEYLCNVYYENDGVPIVILRYFTVYGPRQRPDMAFHRFIKKMMAGDPIHVFGDGKQSRDFTYISDCVKGTAAALYTDHPIIGETINIGGKERASVLDTIATIEEIFQRKATIEYTGKTRGEPKHTWADISKAQKLLHYQPVISLKEGLQKEIEDLKILYKGV
- a CDS encoding UDP-glucose dehydrogenase family protein, which codes for MNICVIGAGYVGLTTAAVLSDCGHYVDCVDIDSKRIAVLKKGIVPIFEPGLKEIIDKSIQNNFLTFSTKVKEKIAENPIIFITVGTPSLEDGSPNLSYVKSVVDDIAASITSHKTIIVKSTVPPGTNEEIHNMLLEKNVDPSLFDIVSNPEFLREGTAVKDMLEPDKIVIGIKRPEPLQVMQKIYKQVHAPYIVTSLTGAEMIKYASNAFLATKISFINEIARICDAYGVNVSDVSLGLGTDPRIGPLFLRAGLGYGGSCFPKDLQGLTYSAKKKNIHPELITSVQNVNDTQIDVYFKKLKSAIPDLNGKQITVWGLSFKPDTDDIRYSASIRLIDKLLEEGANIHAYDPIVKLDKPNIICHSNVYESVKQSDVLIIATEWKEFKGIDWLKVKEEMNGNIVLDGRNIIDPRTVKYVGFHYLGVGQL
- a CDS encoding glycosyltransferase family 2 protein; its protein translation is MDNVFENYNQQTWEHKELIIVLNTDGMDIKKWKEKANQFPNISVFYQPNNVTLGECFNFAVTKAKYEYIAKFDDDDYYAPKYLSEIMEAFNQTNADIVGKKSIYAYLLEKKALVIREKGHEKKFTENVRDCTLVVKKEVFNNITLAHKNQRAFWEFQIECRNKGYIIYSTSKQNFVYIKRKENYHTMKWSINEFMRQCKFVKYTDDFKSGIES
- a CDS encoding galactosyltransferase-related protein, which gives rise to MIILKLRRNKGIQFKYIFLKDISIFSENKTTKMLLYSDVSFDRAIMKGEITMLNNVSVLIPYKPDNGVRDNLFKWVRSFYENVMPDVELCIGEDHSELFNRSRAINTAAQKASKEIFVIADGDVIYNPEMIVQAIKLLDKHAWVIPYRKWLNLDKESTEKILKISPEWPLPIEVKYKQRGHKRNKKPNPESGVLVLPRKNFNIVEGFDERFKGWGKEDRAFCIAMNTLCGPYKRIEKGFLYHLWHPSTGAGGNPHFEKNNELYLGYVKCRGNKSKMKNFIRNREI
- a CDS encoding glycosyltransferase, producing the protein MVSIIVSTTRQHHINIVFANYKRQEWKEKELIIILNKEDMDIYEWKKEAKKHQNVTVFQLSEKLTLGECLNFGIEKSKFEYIAKFDDDDYYGPCYLKQSMTAFENTGASIVGKHTVFMYFENSKTLAVCNPKREKQFTRFIKGGTIMFKKEIFKKVKFIKAPVSTDLYFLRDCAKKGYKIFSTDRYNYTCIRRGDKNTHTQRSSDKSYLKQSIIVCKTDNFVPLVTKDIL
- a CDS encoding galactosyltransferase-related protein is translated as MLKNVSVLIPYKPDNGLRDQLLAWVITFYKNVLPKIEICIGENHDDLFSRAQAINNAAKKATKDIFVIADGDIVYNPQVIKRSIQLLEKYAWVIPYKKCLDLTEDSTNKLLKKPPHWPLPKEIEYTERFKDDTKYQSVGGFTILSRKNFNSVGGFDERFKGWGGEDDAFKHAMDTICGPHKRIEDEFIYHLWHPKVGGKKNPNIEKNRHFIRRYASCNGNIEKMKTLINKRKSMG
- a CDS encoding galactosyltransferase-related protein, with protein sequence MLGDVSILIPFKPDNRIRSELFNWVIKFYETLLPEVEVCVGENHEELFNRSMAINNAAKKATRNVFVIADGDIIYNPKVIVQSLLLLDKYAWVIPYKTFMDFTQESTKKLLKKIPMWPLPVGVEYAERYKNNYKCVSGLIIVPRQNFNRVGGFDERFKGWGGEDDAFMNAMNTLCGPYKRLEEEYIYHLWHPKVGSKTNSNYANNYKLYKRYLESNGDAVKMEELIREHKMK
- a CDS encoding glycosyltransferase; translated protein: MGKLKILYSTVDKKNYLHEDKEYFKSELAKHSNVDVRFITKGGHIKKLLDELNFKPNFIYFDGLFNNQPITGLRDCNIPVGILYHDLHSNQEKFKQLVKDYSAHLIFVHYRDYFLQHFPEFSHMYRWLPHFIHTPIFKDYKLDKDIDYLLMGATTEKHYPLRQKIANEMNGVNGFVHHIHPGYKYFSADAIKTALIGENYAKEINRAKIFFTDDSIYKFPIKKYTEVLGCNTLLLATDSQELKDLGFVDRKTFVEINDKNYFAKAQYYIKNDAERLHIAENGYKMVRSRHTTEIRIHQFIQYILDYLNIQL
- a CDS encoding glycosyltransferase family 2 protein encodes the protein MNVEQKVTAIIKAFERPECLDLLINSIKKYYPKLKIIVADDSQNPQPRNDVEFHVLPFNIGMSKGRNFLIQQVKTPYVLVLDDDYCFIKETKIEKLLHVLENSDVDIVGGRWIWKNRVHSYHGKLNYKDGVLTHTKDSYGEEAGCKLYDIIHNFFLARTDVLIKHPWDDRLKVFHHIDFFFSHKGKMKVALHPEVFIYHKQVQKKHYQKYRFQTQDSYLLYEKKHGIKEFKSAGSKSHFEKINYKKYFSQETISAYLT
- a CDS encoding polysaccharide pyruvyl transferase family protein, which encodes MERNLEQYLIQKKEIEYSKKKLKRLIDNATDITLMKSGGNIGDHLIWEATRDLLSNKNYKEIDWRRIKKTSGETAIIAGGGNWCHAYHLWPELLPFVEERFEHVIIFPSSFDTSLTLVKDALMKTKALVFAREVESFKQIKNLCDADLAYDCAFFYNFSTYSETRNGNLNAFRTDHDSINKRIPKDNIDISIKCKNLHEWLKMISRHEIIHTDRAHVMIAAAMMGKKVYCRDNNYHKVRGIANYSLKGFPVYFL